Genomic segment of Bacteroidales bacterium:
TCAGAGAAATGTGTCAAAGCTGCGGAAGATGCTTATGGTTTAAACAGAGATGAATTGAAAAAACTCAGGTATGAGGTTTATTTAAATTACAGCACACATAAACTGATTGTGTGTTATATTGGAATTCCCGGACCTGTTAAAGAAAAAAGTCAGATTATAATCAATAGGTTATTGGAAGACAATCAACCTTATGCAGGCATGTTGAAATATTTTGAAAATATACCGGTAACTGAACTACCGTAAATGGAATATATTCTGCACATATTAATTATGATTTTACTGTATGTAATGCTCTCCCAAAGCCTTACATTAACTGCCGGATATTCCGGTTTAATCTCTCTTGCTCATGCCGGTTTTTATGGAATTGGTGCTTATACATCTGCAATACTTTCTGTAAATTACGGTCTTCCTTTTTTGGTAACTTTACCATTAGCAATGTTAATAAGTGGAATACTTGCAGTTTTTGTTTCTGTTATTGCCTTACGAACTGTTGATGATTATTTTATTATTATCACTCTCGGCATTCAGGTTGTTGCTTTTTCTGTTATGAACAACTGGATGGATTTAACCAATGGTCCGCTTGGTATTCCGGGTATTCCGGTAATTTCAATTTTGGGGTTTGAGTTAAGCAGCAAAATATCATTTCTTATTCTTGCTTTAATCTTAACTGCTTTAACGTTCTACCTGCTCAGGAACATTACAAAATCTCCTTTTGGACGGATTCTAATTGCCCTAAGCGAAGATGAAATCTTTACTAAAAGCCTTGGCAAAAAAGTTTATCTGGCAAAAATTACCGGGTTTACTATTGGTGCAATGTTCGCTGCAATTCCGGGTGTTTTATATGCACATTACATAAGTTACATTGATCCTACAAGTTTTACGGTTGACGAATCCATTTTTATTTTATCAATTGTAATTATTGGGGGTATGAGAAATTTATGGGGTTCGGCAATTGCAGCAACAGTTTTAATTATTTTACCGGAAGCATTAAGATTTATAGGAATGCCAAGCAATATTGCAGCAAATATGAGACA
This window contains:
- a CDS encoding branched-chain amino acid ABC transporter permease; this encodes MEYILHILIMILLYVMLSQSLTLTAGYSGLISLAHAGFYGIGAYTSAILSVNYGLPFLVTLPLAMLISGILAVFVSVIALRTVDDYFIIITLGIQVVAFSVMNNWMDLTNGPLGIPGIPVISILGFELSSKISFLILALILTALTFYLLRNITKSPFGRILIALSEDEIFTKSLGKKVYLAKITGFTIGAMFAAIPGVLYAHYISYIDPTSFTVDESIFILSIVIIGGMRNLWGSAIAATVLIILPEALRFIGMPSNIAANMRQIIYGLALVIMMFKFGKGFVTKN